One segment of Ignavibacteria bacterium DNA contains the following:
- a CDS encoding phospho-N-acetylmuramoyl-pentapeptide-transferase: MLYQLALWIRSMMDVPGINLFGYVTFRAAAAAIFALLIAILLGPSIIAALKRRQIGEQAKSELQQVGGHSLKAGTPTMGGLIVLAAVLIPTLLWANIMNMYVVMAVFTTAALGAVGFLDDYLKVIKKYPKGLIGRYKIVGQVVVGFIVGGSIYFFPEWYSTELVPWKTLTTVPFQKMSNFDFGILYIPLVIFIITATSNAVNLTDGLDGLCIGTVGVSALTLAVIAYFSGNAFFAGYLNIMHLGGTDELAIFCAAIVGAAMGFLWYNAYPAQVFMGDTGSLALGGAIGVLCVLIKKEFLLPIVGGVFFAETMSVILQVLWFKYTKKRYGDGRRIFLMAPFHHHFEKSGWHEAKIVTRFYIVAIMLAIITMATFKVR, encoded by the coding sequence ATGCTGTATCAACTGGCATTGTGGATCCGGTCCATGATGGACGTACCGGGGATCAATCTCTTTGGCTACGTCACCTTCCGTGCAGCGGCCGCTGCGATCTTTGCCCTCCTCATCGCCATCCTGCTTGGACCGAGCATCATCGCTGCGCTTAAACGACGTCAGATCGGCGAACAGGCAAAGTCAGAACTACAACAAGTGGGAGGTCATTCCCTCAAGGCTGGCACACCAACGATGGGCGGACTCATCGTTCTTGCTGCCGTACTCATCCCTACGCTGCTGTGGGCCAACATCATGAACATGTACGTTGTGATGGCGGTCTTCACAACAGCAGCATTAGGGGCAGTGGGCTTCCTCGATGACTATCTCAAGGTCATCAAGAAGTATCCTAAGGGGCTTATCGGACGGTACAAGATCGTGGGTCAGGTAGTGGTGGGATTCATTGTTGGCGGTTCCATCTACTTCTTCCCCGAGTGGTACTCAACCGAACTCGTTCCCTGGAAGACTCTCACTACTGTACCGTTTCAGAAGATGTCGAACTTCGATTTCGGCATCCTCTACATTCCCCTTGTGATCTTCATCATCACGGCAACGTCGAACGCCGTGAATCTCACGGACGGACTTGACGGACTTTGTATCGGCACAGTTGGTGTAAGCGCACTCACACTTGCCGTGATCGCCTACTTCAGTGGGAACGCTTTCTTTGCCGGATACCTCAACATCATGCATCTCGGCGGTACCGATGAGCTCGCGATCTTCTGCGCGGCCATCGTAGGAGCAGCCATGGGCTTCTTATGGTACAACGCCTACCCCGCCCAGGTCTTCATGGGTGATACGGGCTCACTCGCACTCGGCGGCGCTATCGGCGTTCTCTGCGTCCTCATCAAAAAGGAGTTCCTGCTTCCTATCGTAGGGGGCGTCTTTTTTGCCGAAACAATGTCGGTGATCCTCCAGGTACTCTGGTTCAAGTACACAAAGAAGCGCTACGGAGATGGCAGGCGCATTTTCCTCATGGCCCCCTTCCATCATCACTTTGAAAAGAGCGGCTGGCACGAAGCCAAGATCGTCACTCGATTCTACATCGTTGCCATCATGCTTGCCATCATCACGATGGCCACGTTCAAGGTTCGGTAA